Proteins from a genomic interval of Paenibacillus sp. FSL R5-0623:
- a CDS encoding CdaR family protein: MDKWFNNNNFAKILALAVSLLLWFMIHLDEVPTTPTITTGTTNKVVERTVPVQPYGLDSNSYVLTSLSTDEVRLEIKGQRSMLTSIFTNDDYKVLVDLSQVKDGSNTLPLVPDLPSGVEVVSMEPSMVTVNVEKLGTKSFNVNIVPEGEPSAGYSAGTPVIEPSTPVKVTLPEGQLEAVAKIQGSVSVKDAKEDVIQKKVKLQAYDAEGKVLENAIITPQTVEVRVPVNQPYTSVPLRIKYSGQLPEGLALSTVEPSVKEVSVYGSEDALAGIQAYDQVTLDLTQFDQSGTSTVNVDLTPPSGFEKIEPSSIQIKVSISPFDEADETTKVFPNVPITLTGAGNGLEGTLITPKSGGLNLTLTGSASMLEGLSSDDLTLTGDLAGLAVGTHEIKLEADLPRYAKLDESSNALSATVKISEKAEDTTTTPSEDPTDEGTVAPDPSPAEVENGETEPVPDEEETESNTDTQDQSQQGSTTNRGNLNNNNSGSSSKSGSNP, from the coding sequence ATGGATAAGTGGTTTAACAATAATAACTTTGCCAAAATACTTGCACTTGCGGTGAGCCTGCTGCTCTGGTTCATGATTCATCTGGATGAGGTACCAACCACCCCTACGATTACAACAGGGACAACCAACAAGGTTGTGGAACGTACGGTGCCTGTTCAACCTTATGGATTAGACAGCAACAGCTATGTGCTTACTTCATTAAGTACGGATGAGGTCCGGCTGGAGATCAAAGGACAGCGCTCGATGTTGACATCGATTTTTACGAATGATGATTACAAGGTACTGGTCGATCTGAGTCAGGTGAAAGATGGATCCAATACACTGCCACTCGTACCTGATCTGCCTTCCGGTGTAGAAGTGGTCAGTATGGAACCTTCCATGGTTACGGTGAATGTAGAAAAATTGGGCACCAAATCCTTCAATGTGAATATTGTACCCGAAGGGGAACCATCCGCCGGATACAGCGCTGGAACGCCCGTAATTGAACCTTCGACGCCGGTTAAGGTAACTCTGCCCGAAGGGCAACTCGAGGCTGTAGCGAAGATCCAGGGCAGTGTGAGCGTGAAAGATGCGAAGGAAGATGTCATACAGAAAAAAGTGAAACTCCAGGCATACGATGCTGAAGGCAAGGTCCTTGAAAATGCGATTATAACGCCTCAAACGGTTGAAGTCCGGGTTCCGGTCAATCAGCCCTATACATCTGTACCCTTAAGAATCAAATATTCGGGACAGCTTCCGGAAGGCCTGGCCCTCTCCACGGTAGAGCCAAGCGTGAAAGAAGTCTCGGTTTATGGATCAGAGGATGCGCTTGCGGGTATACAGGCCTACGACCAAGTAACCCTTGATCTAACACAGTTTGATCAGTCGGGTACATCGACAGTTAACGTGGACTTGACGCCGCCTTCCGGTTTTGAGAAAATCGAGCCTAGTTCGATTCAGATCAAAGTAAGCATATCCCCATTTGACGAGGCAGATGAGACAACCAAAGTCTTTCCGAACGTCCCCATCACACTTACCGGTGCGGGGAATGGGCTCGAAGGTACACTCATTACGCCTAAAAGTGGCGGTCTGAACCTTACGCTTACAGGCTCGGCAAGTATGCTTGAGGGTCTGAGTAGTGATGATCTCACGTTGACGGGGGATCTTGCTGGACTTGCGGTCGGAACGCATGAAATTAAGCTTGAAGCCGACCTGCCCCGTTATGCCAAACTGGATGAATCATCTAATGCTCTGAGTGCAACGGTCAAAATTAGCGAAAAGGCTGAAGACACCACAACTACGCCTAGCGAAGATCCGACTGACGAGGGAACGGTAGCACCTGACCCTTCACCAGCCGAGGTCGAAAACGGGGAAACGGAGCCTGTTCCTGATGAAGAAGAAACGGAATCGAATACGGATACTCAGGATCAGAGTCAACAGGGGAGCACAACCAATCGAGGTAATTTAAATAATAATAACAGTGGTAGTAGCAGTAAAAGTGGCTCAAATCCGTAA
- the ppc gene encoding phosphoenolpyruvate carboxylase: MTETMVTASKSQSNNLLRRDVRFLGNILGEVLVHQGGTELLDIVEKIRETSKSLRAEFLPELYAEFKTMIQELDSDNRHQVIRAFAIYFQLVNIAEQNHRIRRKRDYERSAGDAVQPGSIEKAVQDLKERGLSHTEVEEILDDLSLELVMTAHPTEAMRRVILDIHKRISEDVMSLDNPTLTLREREQLREKLLNEVITLWQTDELRDRKPTVLDEVRNGMYYFHETLFHVLPDVYQELERCLNKFYPDHDWHVPTYLRFGSWIGGDRDGNPSVTSDVTWQTLLMQRKLALREYQRIMIELMGHLSFSTNIIHVSDELVQSIEQDRNSVTLKKVDIWRNEKEPYRIKLAYMIAKLNNVLDENKLGQADRYHSAQDLIDDLMIIDRSLRHHFADYVADTTIRKMIRQVELFGFHTAALDVRQHSQEHENAMSEILAKMNIVEDYARLSEDGKIDLLARLLDDPRPLTSPYHQYTEGTKECLDVFRTIKRAQNEFGSGCITSYLISMTQGASDLLEVMVFAKEVGLFTKGHNGDVVSTLQAVPLFETIDDLHAASDIMQKLFNLPVYRASVKGRNELHEIMLGYSDSNKDGGVVTANWELRVAMNAITAVGNEHGVKLKFFHGRGGALGRGGMPLNRSILAQPPHTIGGGIKITEQGEVISSRYSLQGIAYRSLEQATSALITAALNGLEPQESASERHWDSIIKEISEVSLTKYQDLIFRDPDFFTFFKESTPLPEVGELNIGSRPSKRKGSDKFEDLRAIPWVFAWTQSRYLLPAWYAAGTGLQSYYQGKEENLVVLKEMYASFPFFRTLIDTVQMAVAKADLVIAKEYSAMTSNKEARDRIYGQIEAEFKLTKELILKITGEAEILDDVPVIQESIRLRNPYVDPLSYMQVQLLSELRDMRERGEDDTELLREVLLTINGIAAGLRNTG, from the coding sequence ATGACTGAAACTATGGTAACCGCCAGCAAAAGCCAATCCAACAACCTGCTTCGGCGAGACGTGCGGTTCCTGGGCAATATACTCGGAGAAGTTCTTGTCCATCAAGGCGGCACGGAGCTTCTAGATATCGTTGAGAAGATTCGGGAAACGAGCAAATCGTTGCGTGCAGAATTTCTGCCAGAACTCTATGCAGAGTTCAAAACGATGATCCAGGAATTAGACTCGGACAATCGTCACCAGGTTATTCGGGCTTTCGCTATTTATTTTCAATTAGTTAATATTGCTGAACAAAACCATCGGATCCGGCGTAAACGGGATTATGAACGTTCTGCAGGGGACGCTGTGCAGCCAGGATCGATTGAGAAAGCAGTACAGGATCTTAAGGAACGTGGACTGTCTCATACAGAGGTGGAAGAGATTCTTGATGATTTGTCACTGGAACTCGTTATGACAGCTCACCCAACCGAAGCCATGCGCCGGGTTATTCTGGACATCCACAAGCGGATATCCGAAGACGTCATGTCACTTGATAATCCTACGCTGACGTTGCGTGAACGTGAACAGTTGCGGGAGAAGTTGCTGAACGAAGTCATTACACTATGGCAGACTGATGAGCTTCGTGACCGTAAACCGACTGTACTTGATGAAGTACGGAACGGAATGTATTACTTTCATGAAACGTTGTTCCACGTACTTCCGGATGTATATCAGGAGCTGGAACGCTGCCTGAACAAATTTTATCCTGACCATGACTGGCATGTGCCGACGTATTTGCGGTTCGGTTCCTGGATCGGTGGAGACCGGGATGGAAATCCTTCGGTAACTTCAGATGTAACATGGCAGACACTGTTGATGCAACGCAAGCTCGCTTTGCGTGAATACCAACGGATTATGATTGAACTTATGGGCCATCTCAGCTTCAGCACGAACATCATTCACGTATCGGATGAGCTGGTGCAGTCGATTGAGCAGGACCGTAATTCTGTTACATTGAAAAAAGTGGACATCTGGCGAAATGAAAAAGAGCCATACCGCATCAAATTGGCTTATATGATTGCCAAACTGAACAATGTACTGGACGAGAACAAATTAGGTCAGGCTGACCGTTATCATAGCGCTCAGGATTTGATTGATGATCTGATGATTATTGATCGAAGTCTGCGCCATCATTTTGCCGATTACGTAGCGGATACAACTATTCGCAAAATGATTCGTCAAGTCGAGTTGTTTGGTTTCCATACCGCAGCATTGGATGTGCGTCAGCACAGTCAGGAACATGAAAATGCGATGTCGGAGATTTTGGCGAAAATGAACATTGTAGAGGATTATGCGCGTCTATCTGAAGACGGTAAAATCGATCTGCTTGCTCGTTTGCTGGATGATCCGCGTCCTCTTACTTCTCCTTATCACCAATACACGGAGGGAACCAAAGAGTGTCTGGATGTCTTCCGTACCATTAAGCGTGCCCAGAACGAATTTGGGTCCGGCTGTATCACAAGTTACCTGATCAGTATGACGCAGGGCGCAAGTGACTTGCTGGAGGTTATGGTATTTGCCAAGGAAGTGGGCTTATTCACCAAAGGTCACAACGGTGACGTTGTATCTACACTTCAAGCGGTACCACTGTTTGAAACGATTGATGATCTACATGCGGCTTCGGACATTATGCAGAAGCTGTTCAACCTTCCTGTATACCGCGCAAGCGTAAAAGGACGGAATGAACTGCATGAAATCATGCTTGGTTATTCAGACAGTAACAAGGATGGCGGCGTGGTTACTGCCAACTGGGAACTGCGTGTAGCGATGAATGCTATTACGGCTGTAGGGAATGAACACGGCGTTAAGCTGAAGTTCTTCCATGGACGTGGTGGGGCTCTTGGACGTGGCGGCATGCCGCTTAACCGCAGTATTCTTGCTCAACCACCGCATACCATTGGTGGGGGCATCAAGATTACGGAGCAGGGAGAGGTTATTTCTTCCCGTTATTCTCTACAGGGGATTGCATACCGCAGTTTGGAACAGGCAACTTCGGCTCTAATCACAGCAGCACTGAATGGTCTTGAGCCGCAAGAATCAGCATCCGAACGTCATTGGGACAGCATCATCAAAGAGATTTCGGAAGTATCTCTGACTAAATATCAGGATCTGATTTTCCGTGATCCGGACTTCTTTACCTTCTTCAAGGAATCCACACCGCTTCCAGAGGTGGGTGAACTGAATATTGGTTCACGTCCGTCCAAGCGGAAAGGTAGCGACAAGTTCGAAGATCTGAGAGCAATTCCTTGGGTATTTGCATGGACTCAAAGTCGTTATCTGCTTCCGGCATGGTATGCGGCAGGAACAGGATTGCAAAGTTACTATCAGGGTAAAGAGGAAAATCTGGTTGTCCTGAAAGAAATGTATGCAAGCTTCCCATTCTTCCGTACATTAATTGATACGGTACAGATGGCCGTAGCCAAGGCAGATCTGGTGATTGCCAAAGAATATTCAGCAATGACTTCGAACAAGGAAGCCCGTGATCGCATATACGGTCAGATTGAAGCCGAATTCAAGCTCACAAAAGAGCTGATTCTGAAAATTACCGGAGAAGCTGAAATTTTGGATGATGTACCGGTTATTCAAGAATCCATTCGTCTTCGTAACCCTTATGTAGATCCGTTGTCCTACATGCAAGTTCAACTTCTGAGCGAGCTCAGAGATATGCGTGAACGTGGTGAGGATGATACGGAACTGCTCAGAGAAGTGTTGCTGACAATTAACGGCATCGCTGCAGGACTGCGTAACACAGGTTGA
- a CDS encoding zf-HC2 domain-containing protein: MDCKSAVSLMHECLDESLSPAQKVELKSHLVICPDCRMRFKELEQTEMLLFAMKHYSPSASDELTNRIMNALPQPKRQQAWLKWVKGHPALTAAAFFLVVMLFSALNFWNQNNEMVVKGNNLDQIVIQGNTVIVPEGKSIAGDLTIENGTAQVYGDVNGNLTVIDGQLFQASTAHISGQVKSIDQALDWFWYKITNMVNEVAYR, from the coding sequence ATGGATTGCAAATCGGCCGTCTCTTTAATGCATGAATGTTTGGATGAGTCGTTGTCCCCGGCCCAGAAGGTTGAACTGAAAAGTCACCTTGTGATCTGTCCGGATTGTCGCATGCGCTTTAAAGAGTTGGAACAGACGGAAATGTTACTCTTTGCCATGAAACACTATTCACCGTCTGCCTCTGATGAGCTGACCAATCGAATTATGAATGCTCTGCCCCAGCCCAAGAGACAGCAAGCATGGCTCAAATGGGTCAAAGGACATCCCGCGCTGACGGCGGCAGCCTTCTTTTTGGTCGTGATGCTCTTTAGCGCCTTGAATTTCTGGAATCAGAATAACGAGATGGTTGTTAAGGGAAATAATTTGGACCAGATCGTGATTCAGGGTAACACGGTTATTGTTCCTGAAGGTAAGTCAATTGCTGGCGATCTTACGATAGAAAATGGAACCGCACAAGTATATGGTGATGTGAACGGCAATCTGACGGTTATCGACGGACAACTGTTTCAGGCTTCAACGGCGCATATTTCAGGTCAGGTGAAAAGTATTGATCAGGCGCTGGACTGGTTCTGGTACAAAATAACCAATATGGTAAATGAAGTGGCTTATCGCTAG
- the cdaA gene encoding diadenylate cyclase CdaA, which produces MNYFADLTWTESIKDVIDILIVTYIMYKLILLVRGTRAVQLLKGILFLVLIWALSTWLNLYTLKWLMNQMFTFGVVAVFIIFQPELRRGLEQLGRGKLFGRSAAASDEELTVLIGEIIKSVNYLSRRKIGALVVFERETGLNDYTESGIKMQSLVSSELMINIFIPNTPLHDGAVIIQGKQISAAACYLPLSENPFISKELGTRHRAAIGITEVADAICLVVSEETGQVSLAMNGQVVRDIKEESLIAKLYEELRPTSNLKKNGWTTFWKRKGGRNNG; this is translated from the coding sequence ATGAATTATTTTGCTGACTTAACGTGGACAGAGTCCATTAAGGACGTTATCGATATATTGATCGTTACCTATATTATGTACAAACTGATTTTGCTTGTGCGGGGGACACGTGCGGTTCAGCTCCTGAAAGGGATTCTGTTCCTTGTGCTGATCTGGGCATTAAGTACGTGGCTAAACCTATATACGCTCAAGTGGTTAATGAACCAGATGTTTACGTTTGGTGTCGTTGCGGTGTTCATTATCTTTCAGCCGGAACTGCGTCGTGGTCTGGAGCAATTGGGACGCGGTAAGCTGTTTGGACGTTCAGCGGCAGCGAGTGATGAAGAATTAACCGTGTTAATTGGTGAGATTATTAAGTCTGTTAATTATTTGTCACGGCGTAAAATTGGCGCTTTGGTCGTGTTTGAACGTGAAACGGGTCTGAACGATTACACGGAATCGGGCATTAAGATGCAATCTCTGGTCAGCTCGGAGCTGATGATTAACATCTTTATTCCAAATACACCGCTCCATGATGGAGCCGTTATTATACAGGGAAAACAGATTTCGGCGGCAGCTTGTTATTTGCCATTATCAGAGAATCCTTTTATCAGTAAGGAATTGGGAACACGTCATCGTGCAGCAATCGGGATTACCGAAGTTGCAGATGCGATCTGTTTGGTTGTCTCCGAGGAGACAGGACAAGTGTCACTTGCAATGAATGGACAGGTCGTTCGTGACATTAAGGAAGAATCGCTGATTGCCAAACTGTATGAGGAGTTGCGCCCTACATCCAATCTGAAAAAGAATGGCTGGACAACCTTCTGGAAACGGAAGGGAGGACGTAACAATGGATAA
- the ectB gene encoding diaminobutyrate--2-oxoglutarate transaminase gives MSIFEKLESNVRSYCRSFPVVFDRAKGDLLYSEDGRAYIDFFAGAGALNYGHNNDYIKDRVLDYLTSDRIMHGLDMYTMAKREFIQSFSERILEPKKLNYKLQFCGPTGTNAVEAALKLARKAKKRSGIFAFMGGFHGMSLGSLSATSSKSMREGAGLPLDGVTFMPHPSGAFAEMDTLGYIENILTDSHSGIDKPAAILLETVQAEGGIHVVDAQWLRELQQLCRRHDILLITDEIQVGCGRTGEFFSFERAGIEPDLITLSKSISGYGLPMSLLLLKPELDIWTPGEHNGTFRGNQLAFVAAKAALEFRDRTELEAQVKQKEEYVRSFLDQEIKPLHPSIAIRGLGLIWGIDVSGFMDEAGAKRVTDISFENGLIIERAGRGDCVLKIMPPLTVSMEHLTAGCAIIKSSMQQVISQETKDLLVTT, from the coding sequence GTGAGCATTTTTGAAAAGCTGGAATCCAACGTAAGATCTTACTGCAGAAGCTTTCCGGTGGTATTCGACCGGGCCAAGGGAGACCTTTTATATTCTGAGGACGGAAGAGCATATATTGATTTCTTTGCAGGTGCCGGGGCACTCAATTACGGCCATAACAACGATTATATTAAAGACCGGGTTCTCGATTACTTGACCTCTGACCGGATTATGCACGGTCTGGATATGTATACAATGGCCAAACGTGAATTCATCCAGAGCTTCTCAGAGCGGATCCTGGAGCCGAAGAAGCTGAATTACAAGCTTCAATTCTGCGGTCCAACAGGGACGAATGCGGTGGAAGCGGCCCTGAAGCTCGCACGCAAGGCGAAGAAGAGAAGTGGAATATTCGCATTCATGGGTGGCTTCCACGGCATGTCGCTCGGCAGTTTGTCGGCGACAAGCTCCAAGTCCATGAGAGAAGGGGCGGGGCTCCCTCTGGACGGAGTTACGTTCATGCCGCACCCGAGCGGGGCTTTCGCAGAAATGGATACGCTCGGCTATATCGAGAATATCCTGACTGATTCGCACTCCGGAATCGACAAGCCGGCCGCGATCCTACTTGAAACGGTACAAGCCGAAGGAGGAATTCACGTTGTCGACGCGCAGTGGCTACGCGAGCTGCAGCAGCTTTGCCGCAGGCACGATATTCTGCTCATTACAGACGAGATTCAAGTAGGATGCGGTCGGACAGGCGAATTCTTCTCCTTCGAACGTGCAGGGATCGAGCCGGATCTCATTACCCTGTCGAAGTCGATCAGCGGGTACGGCCTGCCAATGTCCCTCCTGCTGCTGAAGCCCGAACTGGATATCTGGACGCCAGGCGAGCACAACGGCACCTTCCGCGGCAACCAGCTGGCTTTTGTGGCCGCGAAGGCTGCTCTCGAGTTCCGGGACAGAACCGAACTGGAAGCTCAGGTGAAGCAGAAGGAAGAGTATGTGCGCTCGTTCCTTGATCAAGAAATCAAGCCTCTGCATCCGTCCATCGCCATCCGCGGACTCGGCCTGATCTGGGGCATTGACGTCTCGGGGTTCATGGATGAAGCCGGGGCGAAGCGGGTGACGGATATCAGCTTCGAAAACGGGCTCATCATTGAAAGAGCCGGCAGAGGAGATTGTGTGCTGAAGATCATGCCTCCGCTTACCGTCTCGATGGAGCATCTGACCGCCGGCTGCGCCATTATCAAGTCAAGTATGCAGCAGGTGATCTCTCAGGAGACCAAGGATTTGTTAGTAACGACCTAA
- the sigW gene encoding RNA polymerase sigma factor SigW — protein MDNLENRLVKLVLKGDQRAFAEIVELYKDKLFHLAYRMLNNRHEAEDVVQETFLRVFRNMEKYDPNQKFSTWIYRIATNLCIDRLRRKKPSYSLDAELNDQEGSDGYAMLPSDDRTPESEALLSETQTLIREAIDSLPAKYKSVMILRYLQDLSLQEISDVTGMPVTTIKTRVHRGRDFLRKKLEYKL, from the coding sequence GTGGACAATTTGGAGAACAGGCTTGTGAAACTGGTGCTCAAGGGCGACCAGAGAGCCTTCGCAGAAATCGTTGAACTATATAAGGACAAGCTATTTCATTTGGCATACCGGATGCTGAACAATCGTCATGAAGCTGAAGACGTTGTGCAGGAGACGTTTTTGCGTGTGTTTCGTAATATGGAGAAGTACGATCCGAACCAGAAGTTCTCAACCTGGATCTACCGGATCGCAACGAATCTGTGTATTGACCGACTGCGCAGAAAGAAACCTTCATACTCTTTGGATGCTGAACTGAATGATCAGGAAGGATCTGATGGTTATGCGATGCTCCCGAGTGATGATCGTACACCGGAGAGTGAAGCACTCCTGTCAGAAACGCAGACACTCATTCGTGAGGCCATTGACAGTTTGCCAGCCAAGTATAAGTCCGTTATGATTCTGAGATATTTACAGGACTTGTCGCTACAGGAAATCAGTGACGTGACAGGTATGCCCGTAACAACGATCAAGACACGCGTTCATCGGGGCCGTGATTTTCTACGTAAAAAATTGGAGTACAAGTTATAA
- the glmM gene encoding phosphoglucosamine mutase produces the protein MGKYFGTDGVRGVANKELTAELAYSIGRCGGYVLAGGVERPKVVIGMDTRISGLMLESALVAGLLSIGADVIRLGVVSTPGVAYIARLLKADAGVMISASHNPVEDNGIKFFGGDGFKLSDETENRIEELMDAETDQLPRPVGGGLGTVTTDEESRYRYLDFLKTTVNESFSGLKIVLDCANGAAYELAPKLFSELGAEVIAIGAEPNGLNINEQCGSTHPENLKQEVLKHKADLGLAFDGDADRLIAIDETGAEVDGDFILCICGDAMNRAGKLKDSTVVSTVMSNIGFYKATEKLALKTAKTAVGDRYVMEEMRRGGYNLGGEQSGHVIFLDYNTTGDGMLTAIQLVDTLKASGKKLSELKALMTQYPQVLVNVRVEDKSKYEGNAAIEQAIATVEQQLGDNGRVLVRASGTESLIRVMAEGPDKDELEQFVSQIADVVQKELV, from the coding sequence ATGGGGAAATATTTTGGTACAGACGGTGTAAGAGGGGTTGCCAATAAAGAGTTAACGGCAGAGCTGGCTTACAGCATTGGACGTTGTGGTGGTTACGTGCTTGCAGGTGGTGTAGAAAGACCAAAAGTGGTTATCGGCATGGATACTCGTATCTCGGGATTGATGTTGGAATCCGCACTGGTTGCAGGCCTGTTGTCCATTGGCGCTGATGTGATCCGTCTGGGCGTTGTATCCACTCCGGGAGTGGCGTATATTGCACGTTTGTTGAAAGCTGACGCGGGCGTGATGATCTCCGCTTCCCACAATCCGGTTGAGGATAACGGAATCAAGTTCTTTGGTGGAGATGGCTTCAAGCTGTCTGATGAAACAGAGAACCGGATTGAAGAACTGATGGATGCGGAGACAGATCAATTGCCACGGCCAGTTGGTGGCGGTCTGGGTACTGTAACGACAGATGAAGAATCCCGTTATCGTTACCTTGATTTCCTGAAAACAACTGTAAATGAATCGTTCTCTGGACTTAAAATTGTTCTGGACTGTGCAAACGGAGCAGCTTATGAGCTGGCACCGAAATTGTTCAGTGAACTTGGTGCAGAAGTCATTGCCATTGGCGCTGAGCCTAACGGCCTGAATATCAATGAGCAATGTGGTTCAACTCATCCAGAGAACCTGAAACAAGAAGTGCTTAAACATAAAGCGGATCTGGGTCTTGCTTTTGACGGGGATGCGGATCGTCTGATTGCTATTGATGAGACAGGCGCTGAGGTGGATGGAGACTTCATTCTGTGTATCTGCGGTGATGCAATGAATCGTGCAGGCAAGTTGAAGGACAGTACTGTTGTATCGACCGTTATGAGTAACATCGGATTCTACAAAGCAACGGAGAAACTTGCACTGAAAACAGCTAAAACGGCAGTAGGTGACCGTTATGTGATGGAGGAAATGCGTCGCGGCGGTTACAACTTGGGCGGAGAGCAGTCTGGCCATGTTATTTTCCTGGATTACAATACAACTGGAGACGGTATGCTGACTGCGATTCAACTCGTGGATACACTCAAGGCTTCCGGTAAAAAACTGAGTGAACTAAAAGCGCTAATGACCCAGTACCCACAAGTATTGGTGAATGTGCGTGTTGAAGATAAGAGCAAATACGAGGGCAATGCTGCAATCGAGCAGGCTATTGCTACAGTAGAACAACAACTCGGCGATAATGGACGTGTACTCGTTCGTGCTTCAGGTACTGAATCCCTGATCCGTGTTATGGCGGAAGGACCAGATAAAGACGAACTTGAACAATTTGTGTCTCAAATCGCAGATGTAGTGCAAAAAGAACTGGTATAG
- the glmS gene encoding glutamine--fructose-6-phosphate transaminase (isomerizing), whose translation MCGIVGYIGNKNTQSVLVEGLKKLEYRGYDSAGIAVFTPEGLQITKALGRLANLEAKLDGAPLVGNAGIGHTRWATHGKPSDENSHPHTDGSQKFSVVHNGIIENYLDLKDELMAQGHTFTSETDTEVISHLIAREYNGDIVKTVQKVITLLRGAFALGVLTEHEPEKLVAVRQASPLIIGIGEGENFIGSDIPAILEHTRNVYILNDGEMAVLTHDAVELMTIEGNFISREMIRVDWDAVTAEKGGFEHFMLKEIHEQPKAYRDTMLGRIDNEGKKVQLPELKMTEEQIKNIRNVQIIACGTAYHAGLVGRTVIEQLVRIPVETDVASEYRYRSPIVHKDTLVIVVSQSGETADTLAALREAQSNGAHVLAITNVVGSSIARDADDVIATLAGPEIAVASTKAYTSQLIAFNLLGLYLAQVRGTQSAEEIAHTLAAMQALPEQVESMLEQAEAIKGYAEQISKHEHLFFIGRGLDYAVAQEGSLKLKEISYIHSEAYAAGELKHGTLALIEDGIPVIALATQENVLEKTVSNIKEVKARGADVLAITYEEHVAPLLKSVDQAFAIPKTLPLLSPALSVVALQLLAYYASLALGHDVDKPRNLAKSVTVE comes from the coding sequence ATGTGCGGTATTGTTGGATATATTGGTAATAAGAACACTCAATCGGTATTGGTCGAAGGATTGAAGAAACTTGAGTATCGTGGTTATGATTCTGCAGGTATCGCGGTATTCACACCGGAAGGTCTGCAAATCACGAAAGCTCTCGGTCGTCTTGCGAACCTTGAAGCCAAGCTGGATGGTGCACCACTGGTAGGTAATGCCGGAATCGGACACACACGTTGGGCAACTCATGGTAAACCATCGGATGAGAACTCTCATCCACACACGGATGGAAGCCAGAAGTTCTCTGTTGTGCATAACGGTATTATTGAGAACTACCTGGATCTGAAGGATGAATTGATGGCTCAAGGTCACACGTTCACTTCCGAGACAGATACTGAGGTTATCTCTCATCTGATCGCACGTGAATACAATGGTGATATCGTCAAAACAGTACAAAAAGTGATCACGTTGTTGCGTGGCGCATTTGCACTGGGTGTATTGACAGAGCATGAGCCTGAGAAACTCGTAGCTGTGCGTCAAGCAAGCCCATTGATTATTGGTATTGGTGAAGGCGAGAACTTCATTGGTTCCGACATCCCGGCAATTCTGGAACATACACGTAACGTGTACATTCTGAATGATGGTGAAATGGCTGTATTGACACATGATGCTGTCGAATTGATGACGATTGAAGGTAACTTTATTTCTCGGGAAATGATTCGTGTCGATTGGGATGCTGTAACCGCAGAAAAAGGCGGATTTGAGCACTTCATGCTGAAAGAAATTCATGAGCAACCAAAAGCATATCGTGATACTATGCTGGGTCGCATCGATAATGAAGGCAAAAAAGTTCAACTTCCTGAGTTGAAAATGACTGAAGAACAAATTAAAAATATCCGTAACGTGCAAATCATTGCATGTGGTACAGCGTACCATGCAGGTCTGGTTGGACGTACAGTGATTGAGCAATTGGTACGTATTCCGGTTGAAACAGATGTGGCTTCCGAGTACCGTTACCGTTCCCCAATCGTGCACAAAGATACACTTGTAATTGTAGTGAGCCAATCCGGTGAAACTGCCGATACGCTTGCTGCATTGCGTGAAGCACAATCCAATGGTGCACATGTACTGGCAATCACAAACGTAGTGGGTAGCTCCATTGCACGTGATGCAGATGATGTTATCGCAACATTGGCAGGTCCTGAAATTGCAGTAGCTTCTACCAAAGCGTATACTTCGCAGTTGATCGCGTTTAACTTGCTTGGTCTGTATCTTGCACAAGTTCGTGGTACTCAATCTGCAGAAGAGATTGCGCACACGCTGGCAGCGATGCAAGCATTGCCAGAGCAAGTGGAATCCATGTTGGAGCAAGCGGAGGCAATCAAAGGATATGCAGAGCAAATCTCCAAACATGAACATCTCTTCTTCATTGGCCGTGGTCTTGACTATGCAGTAGCTCAAGAAGGATCGTTGAAACTGAAAGAGATCTCTTATATTCACTCCGAGGCGTATGCTGCGGGTGAGTTGAAACACGGTACGCTCGCATTGATCGAAGACGGCATCCCTGTTATTGCCTTGGCAACGCAAGAGAACGTACTTGAGAAAACAGTGAGCAACATTAAGGAAGTAAAAGCACGTGGCGCAGATGTATTGGCAATTACGTATGAAGAGCACGTAGCACCATTGCTGAAATCCGTAGACCAAGCGTTTGCAATTCCTAAGACGCTGCCACTGCTTAGCCCTGCTTTGTCTGTAGTTGCGCTGCAATTGCTGGCATACTATGCTTCCCTGGCACTGGGCCATGATGTGGATAAACCACGTAACCTGGCGAAAAGTGTAACGGTTGAGTAA